The Lepus europaeus isolate LE1 chromosome 1, mLepTim1.pri, whole genome shotgun sequence genome contains the following window.
AACTTAGTTTACAAATTCCAGCTACAGTAGTTGGAGTTTTCTTGATCTATGTATTTTTACTTACCCTGTAACTAAGCTTTTAGCCATCTTAAGTGTAAACCACAGATCATTTACTAAAGAACATGATTCTCAACAGTTGTATGAGCAATAAATGGTCTAAAGGTGTTCTACATTTTGAGGCCCCAGGATATCCTTTCAGTTTATATATCTGCAAGGTAGCAAAGGATAGCTATACACCTTGACACGGCAGAGATCCAGTGTAAAAAGGTGCTTCACTAGTTTGttttgtcaaaacaaaaacaaaaacaaaaaacaaaaacaaaaaaaagaagctcaTATATAACTTTTTAGCTATTAAACACATAGGCAACATAATTCATTACACTCAATACAGCTTTAGTATAAAACTTATAATTTATGAGGTGATGTTAATAGCATAAATTAATATAcctttttctcttaaaatctaCAATAAGTATTCTGAAAGCTCATTGGggaaggaaatttttaaataaaagttttaaagctGTGCATGATGGGAAAGGATTCTGTACGCTGAAGCTGAGATGAGAGcctgaaggagaaaggaaaaagtcCTATGCAAGACACTGTGGGCAATGAaaccaaatgttttctctttcGTGCGCTCTCTTCAATGATGAGTCAcctttagtttcttttaaaactattgtcttattttaaaaactgcccTAATTTCCACAAGGAATCCCTGAGACATACTCAATACTATACAGTGAAAAGAACTGTCACTGTTGAGAGGAACTGATTCAACCCTTCCAGACAGACGGAGACAATGTCAATAAGTGTCCAACTTTCCATCATTTCAGCACTAATTCGTTGGAGCCAACTGTACCTTAACGATGCAGGCTGGAGTCCTTTCAGGGCAAATCAGTCTGTTCCCCAAGTAAAAGCAATGGGGTGGCATTTAGTTGCACTGGAGCCTTCTCCATTGCATGTTGAAAATTTTTCCAAGGGAACTTTGGGTGCATATAGACCTTACTTCAGTGGTCCCCAgcttaaagaaacaaacaaattaaaacagaGCAAGTGAAAGAGGAGGACTCCATTACTCTTCGGCCAAGATGAGCACAGATGAGGTGTGTGCACGTACATGTCTGTATTGGGGCCGGGGAGAGGCAAGTAGGCAGAAGGCGAGGAGGAAAGCTGTGCAGCCCAGCATGGTTTCCCACAAGTTAAGTTCTTCTCTCCTAAGAATGCTTTTCAGGCTAAACTTGACATCACCAAAAACTCTGCCATTCAACTAGCTGAATATTCGCAATATTCAGGGACACAGGATGAAGAAAGTCACACCaaatttgttctctctctctctgaaatgctACATTTCCTTTTATTAGCTCTGTATAACAGACAGGAAAGGTAACTCAAAGTAAGAGCTGGAGTGAAAAACGATTTTTGCTATTTAGAAATAAGGCTCCTTAAGTCTAACCCACAATCATAGCATCAATGACACTGGTTATTAGAAAAGATGTTAACTATTCATGTATGTTTTACGTTTTCTTCCCTAACTCACTGGTCAGGCGAAAATGCTTAAGAGATACCTAAATACGTTCTTCACTGGTATTTTCTTACAAATCTCTTCAAAGACAGCATGTAAAATGTTACCTTTTTACTACTAAACATGATTTTGGTTCCCTCCAGAATGTCCTATAGGAAAGCCTGTAAAAGGTCAAGATATTAAGTAGTCATTAAGTTGTTTTACTTTTCTGTACAATGAAGATTCAGTTATTTTCAACTTACTGAGGGGGGAGGAATCTGTTTTCTCATATCTACACACATATCTACACACACAccctatatatgtgtatatgtgtagatATATAGTGTGCGTATATactatgtttatatataatatagatgttttatatatatatatatatctttctccccagaaatgcatttttttgtCAGGAAAAATATCCTTGGAACAATGCAGGTATTGGCAATGAATGAGATACAGGGAATACTGTTCAGTATGACTAAATTTTCTTTCAAGGAATCCTCTAAATTGCCTCATTAAACTGGAGATTTTGTTGACCATGTAGCAGACTACTCTATTATTCTTCACTTACCAGATTAAGAACAGAATTTAATGGAATTTTAAGAGGCTCATaaggatgaagaaactgaaaacaaaatattgaaaacagttttccatgaatttcaaaTCTATTAAGTAGTGAGTTTAGTGTTAACAGCCTCACCTTTCTGCAATACCAATCCACAACCTGAACTGACTTGGAGTAAAGGAAAGAGCCCCATGAGCACCGCCAATGAACTCTCTCAACCACTGCTCTCTTGGGACTCCAGGGCACAGGCAGGACAACAGACAGGGAGCAGTGAACCCACAGCACAGCAGTGGCTTACACATGCTCACGTTCTAATGCCAATCTCCAAAAAGCCGGATGGCATAGCTCATCAGCAATGTCAGTTCTTCCATGGAAGAGCACTGCACCGGCAGGATGCCTGTGTGTTTCACGGAGATGGTTTCCTCCCCAGCCAAAGCATCGCCCTTGCTCCTGGGGGCTGTGATCCTGGCTGAGAGTAAGCTCTGAGAAGGAAAAGCTGTAGTGTTGGTGACAGAAAATGATGACTCTTAATCTTTAGTTGAGAGACCAGGCTTATGtaagaaataaatcataaataagtATTTGGCAAAGAGAAAGAATAACTTTCTTCAGCCTTAAGCCACTAATGACGGCagcattaatttttaataataacttaaaaaaaatttccagcttGACTTCCATACCTACTATTTGCTTCTCATTCAATTATTATCTTTTCATAGGGGGACACTAGACACACCAAACCACCTTTCAACATGAAATTGCTTAGAAAATCACTTACAAAGCAGTTGTATCACACAGGGTAGGCTTACTAGAGAAAATAATCCTTGCTGTATAAGCTATGCCACAATAATTAGAAAATTCCTTCCATTGCATAGTCTGTCTCTTGGTTGGATAAGTGTACTTGATGCTTACTGTTGTCAATTGTTTTGTAGCTACACAACCTACCCCGATGTGCAAATCGCTAAGCCatttttacagaagaaaaacaaatgatgtCTTAAgtacttttattaaaataatataaatagctatgtagagagtgagggaaagaaagCCCATCTTCTCTTCAGATGCTATAGTTCAGAGCCAGGGACTATCACACATTAGATTGGAATTCAGATTCTCAGGGGACAGAATGTACCCATTAACTGCAGCAACTCTGTAAATGAACTCACAGTGACACAATCTAACTGGCCTTTAGAAATGGTCCCAAAGAACTGCAGAAACAGAGTGAACCTTCTTTGCCACTGTTTCTCATACATTTAAACCTAGAATAAAAGCTAGTTTCCACCTAATTAGGACCTTACCCAAGATTAGTTTTTGATTCCAGTATTGCCTTATGAAAGCTTAAGTGCTATTTTAAAAGACCCTAATTTTCATATTTCTGGAATAGAAGACACTTCAATCCTTTCTTTATATATTAATAGCAAACCTACTACTAATAGACTAGAATTGCTCCACTAGCTGGAAGAAAAACATAATGATATCTCTGGGCTTACAGATGTTCTTCTCTCTTCCAAAGAGGGCTCAAAAGAAACAAGAGCAAAGCACACAGCAAGCTTGGATATTTGATTTCAAGTAGATGCAATGAGCAGAGAAGTGTGTTTTTGCTAAGTCCTCAACTCTACACTGGTACCTTCTAAGACCGCCCCTTCCTCAGCTATCACCCTGGGCATCTAAACAAAAATGAACTGAGTCAAAGTTTTTGGTGTGAAGCTGTAACTGGCAACATTCCTGATCATTTCATGCCTCCTTACTAGAAAGCAGAGAAGGGCTTTTAAATGCACATAAAACAGAAAATTGCAAACTATAAAATGTGCAACTTACTGCAAACTCAGTTTTCATAACTGAAGAATTTTAAGCAGCTAATAAGAGGGACACATAGCCAAAAACAGTTCCAACTGACTACCCATGACTCCCTTCACTGGCAAAGAAGGGCTGATGAGGCAGTCAATATGCAGCTCTGCCGCAACCTTTAGTTAGTGCACAATGCAGACTACACCAAACAGCTGGCAAGGAACAGTTCTCTAGTGATGATTACAATGGGATAGGAAAATAGATCAGCAAACTAAATGACACTTTTGAGCAGAGGTCACTACTCTTAATCATTTCATTAcagtacattaaaataaaaaagcttactAACATAAGTTTACAGGTGAGAAATATTCAAATTATCTGTTCTCACCATTCAGAATAGAAATTTATGGTGATACCAAATATAATTTTGCTTTGTGACATAATTTATAATTTAGAAATTTCTCAATCTGCAAAAAAGGcaaagctattaaaaataaatcttccaatcaattatcatgatttaaaaaaaaaaactaaatatattacaaacatatttttggccccccccccaaaaaaaaactttcaataaatacaaaatagGGCATATAATGATTATTTATACAGTTATGTGACATTTCCCCTCCATATCAGGCACGTGGTATCTGCATAATGCCTGCTGATCACCATCATtcctttaaaaagcagagaaagaaaagcttTGAAAAGAAGGGACTGGTTAGAACTAGCATGGCATAGAGAATACATACAGGAAGTAGGAAAATACATCCAAATCTTTACCTATgagaaaggaattaaaatcaaatattccctgacaaaTGAATTATTGTACCACATCATTAATAGATATGTCTCTCTACTATCctttaaaatatagatatatatatatgtatgtaaattaGACTAGACTCAGGTATAAATAGCCAATGGTATCTCAGAGGACAATGAAACTTCTTAGCAAAAGCAGAGTAGAGATGCCTTTAAAAGCTTTACCttctctgggggaggggggggaggcagGCAAGAAGAAACCTCACATATTCATTTCATAGTCACCAACTTGCTAAACTATCCAACATGATTTTAAACCTAAAATTctggtactttaaaaaaatttcccaaaACTATGTCCAAATTTGTTTAAACCtaagtatttaaattattttaaaagtaccaAAGGGTGGGTAAAATTTATGTCTAAATTCCATATTCTGTTttgaaagaaactttaaaatgtgCATCCTTCAGATATTACACATCACTTCACAACTGGTTCACTGATTCTACAAGTGTCTTCAACATTTTACAAATCTTACCAAAGAATCACTACTGTAAACatgaaaaattcaaaagcaaaaaatgGATCAAGGAGTTCACAGATTTCATCTCTCAAATCTATCTGACCTATCCTGCTTTTTCACAtcgaaatattttctttaattacatCTCACAAATGTATTTCATGACAGAGATTTAGAAACAAATGCATGTCTGAAGAGGCCAAGTGACCAGACCCCAGAacctctgcagcctggcagtcACTCCGGGCAAGCTTCTCCTGACACCCCCACGCCGCCAACATAAATGCAGCCTTTTGTGGTCCATTTCTTCTTGGGCCAACTTTTAGCAGAAAAGAGTCGTGATCAGACTGCCACCTCCCTGTTCAGGAAACTTCGGCTAACTGAGTGGGGAAAATGACTATCCTTATTAGGGTTGTGAGATgtaggaaaggaggaaagagccTTATACCCAttccgggggaggggaggaaacaaACCAACAGGACAGCTGCATTTTGTACTGCACAAAAATACATGTGTGGGTGTATGCATATTCACAGCCAAAGatgactttttcctttccattaAACACGATTGCGAATGGCAATGGCATCCCGGCCTCACTGCAGTGTTTAACAGTTAGTGCTAAGTCACTGCCCTGACCTGCCTCCAGTACATGCCACCTGCTACCTCttacccaggaactcaatcaataGATCATTCTAAATCGAACCACCTAAGTAAAAACCTGGCAACAGAATGGAAAGCACTGATCTGAATACTAGGAAATAGTAAAGGGCACTGGTTATCTGAGGTATCTTCCACTTCTAGGACTTGCTGCTGAAAATCACTCCTATCCAGTCACTGTGCTGAACCACTAGGAAAACCACCGGGACTGCGTGGACCTGCCAGGAGGGAATGAGCACCAGTGCTAAGGAGCACACGTGAACACTGAAGCAAGGTCCGCCGCAGGGCCACCTGCTGAACTGGGAAAGGGGTGCCCCTCGAATCCCCacctggtatttttaaaattttcattaggaAAAGGGGACACGGGTGCTAaggaggaaacaaagaaaatgccGGGTTCCCCACCTGCCTGCAAATGCACAGACACACTCAGTTAggggagggaaaagaggaagatGCATTATTGGTACTTGTAGCTGTGGCACCTGTTACTGTGAAGCCTGTGGGAGGGGCTATCGAGCTGTGGCTGGGCTGCAGGTCTTTAGGAATGCCACTGTGAGAACTCAGCTGGTGGCCGAAGGCTGCGCTGAACTGAGGGAGTTGCTGCTTGGGAGAGGTGGAGGCCATTAGTTCAGCAGAAGGCCCCATGCCACTGAAGCTGGTCTGTGGCAACCCCGGAAGCACACTGGAGCTGCTGGGGGTTGCGGTGGCGAAGGCAGGCTGTGTGGTCTCTGAGTTCGAAGTGGTGGGTGGCGTGGATAGGGAAGTGGAAAGAAGATGTCCATCTGCGCCGAGAAGGTTGCTAAACGGAGAGGGATCTCCAAGGTTGACAGGGAGATTTCCCCAGTGAGTTCTGGGGTTTACCACTCCTCCAAGTGGCACCTCAAGTTGGGTTGGGAGCAAGTGCTGCGCCATGATGGGCATCTCTGCTGAAAAGGTAGCTGCCATATTATCACCAGAGTAGGATGTTGTATGGGGAGATGTGATATGGTCACTGTAGGGAGACGGCACGTGCTCACTATCATAATGGCTTCCATGGGGTGAGGAGTGTGAATGGTCACTGCTGTATTGCTGTCGTGAGGTGATCAGGTCATCTGCCTTGCTCAGCAGCTGGGCAGGATGTGGCCTCTGGGAGGCATGGCTGCCATCATGAAGTCCATGAAACTGTCCTGGGAAGGCTCTCTCCCCAAGTGCACTCTGGCTGATCAGAGTGGCAGAAGTAAGGCCAACGTTGGCTGGGGCAGAGAACTGCCCCTGGATCTGCCCTGCCAGGGGTGTAGGTGGGTTAGACAAGGTAGCAGAACGGAGCAGGTTCTCATCCAGCTCTAGACTAGAAAAATTATCATGTACTATACGCCCATTCAATAGCTCTCCTAGGTCCGTGTTGACTTCTCGGCTCAAGGACTGGATTCCTGAAGCTCCAGTACCTGTGGAGAACACCCCTATTCCTCTATCCGACAACTCCTGGACTGGCACACCATCTGACTGGGTAAGTACTCCAATGGTACTCAGGCACTCGAGAGAAGTTACAGCCTGCAAGGCCCGCTCAAGCTCCTCAGCTTCTTCGGTAGTCGGGAGGAGGTCTCCATTCTTTCCTGAGTCAACAAAAGCCATCAAGTCAGTAGAGCTTTGATCCATTCTATCCATAGCTATCacacatttaggttatttttcaaCAATAGTCTATTGGATATGAATCCTTCTTGAAAAGAGAAGTTTCCAAGAATTGAGTTCGGAAGGGAAAAGTGAAGACAGGTCTGAAAAGTCAGCTGTTTTGATATTAAGCTGAATCACCACCTTCAATTTATTTATAACACTcttccaaaactattttatcCAAGTGTGACATTCTTAGGAACTCTAAGGGTTACCAGTTTAAATTTGTGGTGACCACTGAATCATATAAGTTTCTACCTAAAATTATAATAATGCCATTGAGATAGAAAGCATCAATTCAGATTTGAGACACAAGGCTGTGTAGAGTGGTCCACTTTGCTTTTTCTAGCCTAGACTCTACCCCGCTGCAGGGAACACCAACAAGCACAATACAAAGCTCTCACTACATGCCCTGAGTTATCTGTCAAAATGCTTTTGCTTTATTCTCTAATCCCAACTGCATTTTATAAACAGGAAGAATTACTTGAATTGTATTtccaatatataaaaaaatctacTTCTAGGAACTTGATTAAATCACTATGGAAATATTCAATGTTTAATGGCAACAGCAACATTCCAAGAGTGTAACCGGGGAAATTACCTTGGAATTCTAAACTTTTGGAAAAGTGCACTTCAATTTCTATTCAGGATGGGATATTTAAAACAGGGCCAGTCCTAAAAGACTTCAgtaaactcatattttaaatgtccttgttcaaaaataaactcaagtaaaattattcattttacagGAATAGTTTGCCTAGCTAGCAAACTACGAATCTACTAAGTCCATAATACAGTCAAGCaaattatattttactttctgAAAAAGGTAAAGTAGCTTTAATGGTGTtacattttccatttattatCAAAGACTTCATATAAAACACATCTCAAAAAAAACTCTGTCCCTTCTTATAAACTCAtattaaaaatcagtttctttgAATCAAAATATGACCATaccttcaaaaaaatcaaaatcttgtAAGTCGTCAGGTAGCCGCGGCAGGACGTCTGAAAAGTCCTCCTGGTTCAATTCCAAGTCATGTGGAATGTCGGAGATCTCATTGGCAATGTCATCCGGCAACTCATCAGCACTCAGCTCTGGCGTGGACGGGCTCCTGGCAAAGATGACCACTTGGTACCACTACAACGCTTTCACCTTCACACCAATGCCACCAAGATAAGCTCATCCAAAATGAAAAGAGCCTAATgccttttagatttttaaatactgGATGCAAACATGAGAAATACTAAGTCGCCTATCTTAAGAGGAGGAAATGTGAAGGCAGAGCCACTGCAAAGACAGACCCCCAGCATGAGCATTCACATCTCTGTACAACTCCTCCATTTACTAAGAGAAGATAATCATTACCAGACAGTATCTCTACTGCAAATTAGTAGAATGAATCACTTTGGTGGACTGAGTATGTCTTAATTCTTTTTAGGATTTCAAATctggtaaaaataatttttaaaaaagaaataaacggTTAAAATCTAAACGCTGAGCTGAAACAGAAGCCCCGTTCATCCAGTTAAAATGCTTCGCCTTACCAAGGTTAATAACACACCATATTTCTGATGGACTGTTTCTGTAATTTCTGTTCAAACAGAAAAATTTGAACTTAATTAAATTCTCAAATTTAGTATCTGCTTTATTTTAGATCTAACCCAGATACTAGCAAAATCTGTACCCCAATTTGTCAAAAGGCTGGACTGATCCACAGAATGGCTTCTGTAGCCCTAGTATCAACATCACGATAACCATGTGACACTTGATGTTCTGAGCacaatcagaaaacacaaagaaaaagcaaatccCAGTGCTGCCACTGACCGGATCTGAGAGGCCTCCACTGGCAGTGAGACGCTGGTGGGCATGCTGAGGTTCCCTTGGGGGACTGCAGGGGGAATGGGCTTTTGGGGTCGACGAGGTCCACGCCttctcttcttcttgtgttttttgGTAAGAGCAGGAGGCTTGGTTTTTTTCCTGGGTTTCCTCTGCTGCTGGTGCTGAACTTTACGGGAGTTATCGCCTCTCAAGAAATTATCCTTTGGGATGAATAAATTGGTTTTTGGAAACCAAGATTATTGGGGGAaaataatctattaaaaataCTTGTTATATTTCTTAATACTCTATGCAATGCCTAAAGCTACACATATGaataacttaaaaacaaaaaatattcactTAATTCTCAAATTCAACACAAAGAGTTCATTCTGCATCTAAGGCCACTATATTAAGTGCCATACTacaagcaaaccaaaaaaaaaaaaaaagagagagagagagagagagagagagagacgatcTAATTTGTGCTCTCAAAGAACTTGCTTTCCTATAGGAAAAACATGCATGAGTGTATACATAGATACAGTACAAAAAAATTTGGCAATGATGATAGAAACACCTCCTAGGGATTCAcacaaggaaaattatttttagttttgtggAATTAAAGGGTAAGTAAGACTATAAATGGCTGGCAGAAAGGTGAAGATCAGCCTAGGCTAAAGGAAATGTCACAAACAAGAGAAAAGAACCAGCAAATAACTAGGTGTGATGGTGGCTTAGGGTATAATAGGGGATGAAATACAAAAGTAAACTGTAAAGAAACTTGACACCATAGATTGTATGACTTTGGAAATCCTGTTACACATTTTAAACTGTATTTAAAAGGCAATGGGAATCACTTTTAATGAGAAGAGGAGCACAAACgaatgttttaaaatgattaGCTTCCAGGTTAAGGATACAAGGGGATAGATGGAGGAGGCAAGCAACAGAAGCAGTAGTTTCGAGCAAAGGCCTGTTCCAATAATCAACCCAAATAAACAGCTAAGCACAAGGGGAATAGGAATGTAAAACAAAGAGCCTTTGTAGATAGAATTCTCAAGACCTGACAGCTGCTGGAATATGGTGAAGATGAAGGGATTACAAAACTAAAATGTTTTCAGCATTTCTGGTTTAGCTGATTGTTAGATGACACATCATCAATAGGTTCAGAAGAGAAGTTAGGAATTCACTTTGGCTTACTTGTGGTTTGAGAAATGCAGATGGCTAAGGAGGCAAAGAAAGCATCGGGTGCACAGAAATAAAGGGCTAGAGATGTGGAGCTGGAAATCTATGACACAGAAAAGCCCTTCAAGTAATTTCCATGGGCCAGGGAGacaagataaagagagaggaCAATAAGGGCACAGCTGTGTATACCTGCtgcaggcaaagggagagaggagacacacaagaTGTGTCTATTATGTGTCACAGACTGAAGGCTAGCGACCTCAAAATTCATGTATTAAACTCTAAACCCCTcaatgtgatggtattaggaggtgAGGCCTTCAGCAGGACaatggagccctcatgaatgggctAGTGCCTTTACAAAAGAGGCCCCAAAGAGCGGGCTTTCTGTTACATAGGGATCTGAGGTTGGCAGGGTACCGCCTGGAGGAGGGTCCTCACCAAAACCCAACCATGCGGGCATCCTACACTCAGACTCCCACtatccagagctgtgagaaataaactcTGTTGTTTATAAACCATTTGGTCTACAGTATGCTGTTATAAcagcacacacagaaagagatacCATCTTTATCAGTCCTAACATATACATTTTAATATCTCTGCAACAATTTTACAATTGCTGGCATCTTATAAACGCTGTCAGCGAGAAGATTGTCATTACAGTGGAAATTGCCTACACATGCTCAAACCAGGCTACAGCTCTTTGTACTGGTACCATTCAAACTGAGGTATGTGCATTGTTGATGCTACATGTGGtggaaaaatatttgtgtttgcaGAAAGGCACAAAGAGCAGCAGGGTATAAAATTGATATTACTGCATCAAATAGTTATTAATGAAGAACTGTCGTTACTTTTTTTTGCTAAGCAACAAcaaattaagaaaggaaaataatcccAACATAGATGAAGTTATGTTATAGCTGATCAGGGTAGAAAACACTGCCTTTCACTTATCAAGTGGCACAGAAATCTTTATgactttaaagataaaaatatctcTCGAAGTAAATTTTAACAAAGTTTTTTTAATAAGCACAAAACTAAACCAATAAGAAAGCACTGCATCCTTAGA
Protein-coding sequences here:
- the INO80D gene encoding INO80 complex subunit D; amino-acid sequence: MYEGKHIHFSEVDNKPLCSYSPKLCKQRRLNGYAFCIRHVLEDKTAPFKQCEYVAKYNSQRCTNPIPKAEDRRYCNSHLQVLGFIPKKERKKKNDPIDEVKVRHQMDTMAFSLTVPTLALKMPNGLDGMSLSPPGARVPLHYLETELEDPFAFNEEDDDLKKGATVRKKLQSKLAQNRQRQRETEILKVRQEHFSPPPAPSQQQPPQQHSHLSPLSTSLKPPAPPQGSVCKSPQPQNTSLPVQGVAPTTHTIAQARQLSHKRPLPLPPSSRAPLMDPPRTDRVLMKATAFSPHFSCISRLQRLVKLCTQKHQLDTDLFPHLGLDWSEESGEELEDSEQASPYQVAWSIRETLRYERHMSDDDDTESRSSRVTQLCTYFQQKYKHLCRLERAESRQKKCRHTFRKALLQAASKEPECTGQLIQELRRAACSRTSISRTKMREAEAAACSGMVKGEQCTNRALPFTRHCFQHILLNRSQQLFSSCTAKFADGQQCSVPVFDITHQTPLCEEHAKKMDNFLRGDNSRKVQHQQQRKPRKKTKPPALTKKHKKKRRRGPRRPQKPIPPAVPQGNLSMPTSVSLPVEASQIRSPSTPELSADELPDDIANEISDIPHDLELNQEDFSDVLPRLPDDLQDFDFFEGKNGDLLPTTEEAEELERALQAVTSLECLSTIGVLTQSDGVPVQELSDRGIGVFSTGTGASGIQSLSREVNTDLGELLNGRIVHDNFSSLELDENLLRSATLSNPPTPLAGQIQGQFSAPANVGLTSATLISQSALGERAFPGQFHGLHDGSHASQRPHPAQLLSKADDLITSRQQYSSDHSHSSPHGSHYDSEHVPSPYSDHITSPHTTSYSGDNMAATFSAEMPIMAQHLLPTQLEVPLGGVVNPRTHWGNLPVNLGDPSPFSNLLGADGHLLSTSLSTPPTTSNSETTQPAFATATPSSSSVLPGLPQTSFSGMGPSAELMASTSPKQQLPQFSAAFGHQLSSHSGIPKDLQPSHSSIAPPTGFTVTGATATSTNNASSSFPSPN